In Terriglobales bacterium, a single window of DNA contains:
- a CDS encoding peptidylprolyl isomerase, with protein sequence MKKRNSSTAAGPAPTPTLLLLVLAAGLACSASLFGQAVASHAPAAPAVAAQDQVVARVNGAPITESQLAEEVERLYPSNTAHGGLRPEKMGEVREKALAELEVEELAWQRAQKTHAVVPRSEVEAEYQRMRRAFGAKEFDQAMRAHGISKEQYFKDLERRLTLERLFQQKVVRPARMSEAALRAYYQKNLKKFQRPEQVRARLILVALDPKANPDEERKAKEKAQMIYQQAQAGKDFGWLAQQYSDDFYKVKGGDLGWVHRGRLEPDFEKVAFSLGAGKVSEPFRTQYGYNLIKVEGRQPAQQMKFADVRGLLKAQLEEERARELRSALVEDLKKGARIERVEAAPAPQSGH encoded by the coding sequence ATGAAGAAGCGGAACAGCAGCACGGCAGCGGGACCGGCTCCAACCCCAACCCTACTCCTGCTCGTCCTGGCAGCCGGGCTGGCCTGTTCCGCTTCTCTTTTTGGCCAAGCCGTAGCCAGCCATGCCCCGGCGGCGCCGGCGGTGGCGGCACAAGACCAGGTGGTGGCGCGGGTGAACGGCGCGCCCATCACGGAAAGCCAGCTGGCAGAAGAGGTGGAGCGGCTGTATCCCAGCAACACCGCCCACGGCGGCCTGCGGCCGGAGAAGATGGGCGAGGTCCGGGAGAAGGCGCTGGCGGAGCTGGAGGTCGAAGAACTGGCCTGGCAGCGCGCGCAAAAGACGCACGCCGTCGTCCCCCGCAGTGAGGTCGAGGCCGAGTATCAGAGAATGCGGCGCGCGTTTGGCGCCAAGGAGTTCGATCAGGCCATGCGGGCGCACGGCATCTCCAAGGAGCAGTACTTCAAGGACCTGGAACGGCGCCTGACCCTGGAGCGCCTGTTCCAGCAGAAGGTAGTGCGGCCGGCGCGCATGAGCGAGGCAGCGCTGCGCGCCTACTACCAGAAGAACCTGAAGAAGTTCCAGCGGCCGGAGCAGGTCAGGGCGCGGCTGATCCTGGTGGCGCTGGATCCCAAGGCGAACCCGGACGAGGAACGCAAGGCCAAAGAGAAGGCGCAGATGATCTACCAGCAGGCACAGGCGGGCAAGGACTTCGGTTGGCTGGCCCAGCAATACTCCGACGACTTCTACAAGGTGAAGGGCGGGGACCTGGGCTGGGTGCACCGCGGCCGCCTGGAGCCGGACTTCGAGAAGGTGGCCTTCAGCCTGGGGGCGGGCAAGGTGAGCGAGCCCTTCCGCACCCAGTACGGCTACAACCTGATCAAGGTGGAAGGCCGGCAGCCGGCGCAGCAGATGAAGTTCGCCGACGTGCGCGGCCTGCTCAAGGCGCAACTGGAAGAAGAGCGGGCGCGCGAACTGCGCAGCGCCTTGGTGGAGGACCTGAAGAAGGGCGCCCGCATCGAGCGGGTGGAGGCGGCTCCCGCCCCGCAGAGCGGACACTGA
- a CDS encoding cytochrome c3 family protein — MSANAQYSRIKNIVNSSHDMSSTSTTAGPKAKSNTQICYYCHTPHPETNNSDPLVTQDQGGQYPLWNHYLSSKASYGKYSSPSFDALGTDIQDVGGAVAGSAVVTNLCLSCHDGTVGVNTVYKGQYSAGSHVSPDFGLGNNTPVFIPASSGALVGDGAEGISNMHPLNFTYDATLAGKSVSLVVPTTASNGFGGTRTGVNTSSGKFLPLFANKMQCATCHDVHDGTTYRPFLRASTTGSELCLACHGK, encoded by the coding sequence GTGAGCGCGAACGCACAGTACTCGCGCATCAAGAACATCGTCAATAGCAGCCACGACATGTCGTCGACCAGCACCACCGCGGGGCCAAAGGCGAAGAGTAACACGCAGATCTGTTACTACTGCCACACCCCGCACCCGGAAACCAACAACAGCGACCCGCTGGTCACCCAAGACCAGGGCGGCCAGTACCCGCTGTGGAACCACTACCTCTCCTCCAAGGCGAGCTACGGCAAGTACAGCAGCCCGTCGTTCGATGCCTTGGGAACCGACATTCAGGACGTCGGGGGCGCGGTAGCGGGTTCGGCGGTGGTCACCAACCTGTGCCTGAGCTGCCATGACGGCACGGTGGGCGTCAACACCGTGTACAAGGGCCAGTATTCCGCCGGAAGCCACGTCAGCCCGGACTTCGGTCTGGGCAACAACACCCCCGTCTTCATCCCGGCCAGTTCCGGGGCGTTGGTGGGCGATGGGGCCGAGGGCATCAGCAACATGCACCCCCTCAATTTCACCTACGATGCCACGCTGGCCGGCAAGTCGGTGAGTCTGGTGGTGCCTACCACTGCGTCCAACGGCTTCGGCGGCACCCGCACGGGCGTGAACACGTCCAGCGGGAAGTTCCTGCCTCTGTTCGCCAACAAGATGCAGTGCGCCACCTGTCACGACGTGCATGACGGGACAACCTATCGTCCCTTCCTGCGGGCGTCGACGACGGGCAGCGAGCTCTGCCTGGCCTGTCACGGCAAGTAA
- a CDS encoding 6-bladed beta-propeller: MATVGLLALLLPATAWAGKKKENGEPKNINLVWPVPPDKPRIKYVGAIYGAGDVEPAKKAGFLDRLAGIEKNDIKPGFVKPYGIATDSKGRIYVTDSGQGLVFVLDTKSKKVSYLGRTPQLRLMVPIGITVDSKDRVWVADPVGQHVVAFDGEGNVVMTLGRTGELVNPTDVVLDEARQRAYVVDSKQHKVVVYNPETGALIGQFGKRGDQPGEFNFPTNIALDRQGRIYVTDTMNCRVQIFTPEYSLVETLGQQGMKRGDFLKPKGIALDSYGNLYVVDSDFDNFQVFDQKNRLLMFLGSGGQVPGTFWLPAGIYIDRNNTIYVADQSNQRIQIFQLLNGETEEPKPTPVATAPARPADTKGGDPGKSNELKGPASSQSNEITKENSPR, from the coding sequence GTGGCGACAGTGGGCCTGCTGGCCCTGCTGCTTCCGGCTACGGCCTGGGCGGGCAAGAAGAAGGAGAACGGCGAGCCCAAGAACATCAACCTGGTGTGGCCGGTGCCCCCCGACAAGCCGCGCATCAAGTACGTGGGCGCGATCTACGGCGCGGGCGACGTGGAGCCGGCCAAGAAGGCGGGCTTCCTGGACCGGCTGGCAGGGATCGAGAAGAACGACATCAAGCCCGGCTTCGTGAAGCCCTACGGCATCGCCACCGACTCCAAGGGCCGCATCTACGTGACCGACAGCGGCCAGGGCCTGGTCTTCGTCCTCGACACCAAGAGCAAGAAGGTGAGCTACCTGGGGCGCACGCCGCAGTTGCGGCTGATGGTGCCCATCGGCATCACCGTGGACAGCAAGGACCGGGTATGGGTGGCGGACCCGGTGGGCCAGCACGTGGTGGCCTTCGACGGCGAAGGCAACGTGGTGATGACGCTGGGGCGGACGGGCGAGCTGGTGAATCCCACCGATGTCGTGCTGGACGAGGCCCGGCAGCGGGCCTACGTGGTCGACTCCAAGCAGCACAAGGTCGTGGTCTACAACCCGGAAACGGGCGCGCTGATCGGCCAGTTCGGCAAGCGCGGCGACCAGCCCGGCGAATTCAACTTCCCCACCAACATCGCCCTCGACCGCCAGGGCCGGATCTATGTGACCGACACCATGAACTGCCGGGTGCAGATCTTCACCCCGGAGTACTCCCTGGTAGAGACCCTGGGCCAGCAAGGCATGAAGCGGGGCGACTTCCTCAAGCCCAAGGGCATCGCTCTGGACAGCTACGGGAACCTCTACGTGGTGGATTCCGACTTCGACAACTTCCAGGTCTTCGACCAGAAGAACCGCCTGCTCATGTTCCTGGGCAGCGGCGGCCAGGTGCCGGGGACCTTCTGGCTGCCGGCGGGGATCTACATCGACCGCAACAACACTATCTACGTGGCTGACCAGAGCAACCAACGGATTCAGATCTTTCAATTGCTGAACGGAGAGACGGAGGAGCCCAAGCCCACCCCGGTGGCCACCGCTCCCGCTCGTCCGGCGGATACGAAGGGAGGTGACCCGGGCAAGAGCAACGAGCTTAAGGGCCCAGCTTCTTCGCAGTCGAACGAAATCACAAAGGAGAACTCACCGCGATGA
- a CDS encoding cytochrome c3 family protein, with the protein MKKISTLVLAFLALALPVAAAEHPVPLEKDTDCATCHEDKTKGKAVHSAIAMGCTTCHEVKTENNVTTVNLVAPKEELCFTCHEKSQDAVRHQPYDQGQCVVCHDPHTSDNPKQLRQPVVQLCFSCHGTQQPGVTLSGETGTVTLPGNQTISVQEYGKAPKLGLDRGGASGHPIMGHPFTGPDPRAKGTQMTCLSCHQPHSSKTQFLMPADIKNDLDLCTKCHQ; encoded by the coding sequence GTGAAGAAGATCTCGACGCTGGTGCTGGCGTTTCTGGCATTGGCCCTCCCCGTCGCGGCCGCCGAGCACCCGGTTCCCCTGGAAAAGGACACCGACTGCGCCACCTGCCACGAAGACAAGACCAAGGGCAAGGCGGTGCACTCGGCCATCGCCATGGGTTGCACCACCTGCCACGAGGTCAAGACCGAGAACAACGTCACCACGGTCAACCTGGTCGCGCCCAAAGAAGAGCTGTGTTTCACCTGCCACGAGAAATCGCAGGACGCGGTCCGGCACCAGCCCTACGACCAGGGGCAGTGCGTGGTCTGCCATGATCCGCATACCAGCGACAATCCCAAGCAGTTGCGCCAGCCCGTGGTTCAGCTCTGCTTCAGTTGTCACGGCACCCAACAGCCGGGAGTGACGCTCAGCGGGGAGACGGGCACGGTCACTCTGCCCGGCAACCAGACCATCAGCGTGCAGGAGTACGGCAAGGCCCCCAAGCTGGGGCTGGACCGTGGCGGCGCCAGCGGCCACCCCATCATGGGCCACCCCTTCACCGGTCCAGACCCCCGGGCCAAGGGCACCCAGATGACTTGCCTGAGCTGCCACCAGCCCCACAGCTCCAAGACCCAATTCCTGATGCCTGCGGACATCAAGAACGACCTCGACCTGTGCACCAAGTGCCACCAGTAG
- a CDS encoding cytochrome c biogenesis protein ResB, giving the protein MAPNLHPERQRVWQSLASVRTGIILLILVGVVAAAGTVILQRPATDPEQMQRAYSPGLLRWLDALGLTNVFHSWWFAVLLGLLCLSIVLASLERFPAVWRYFARPYRRPEPHFRAVLPLKYEIRIRNPERGLGAAEQALRQMGFRPERIAGGEDGEDSLYAERNRFARLAAYVVHVSLLLILLGGIVDSVWGYRGFLNLTRGQQAGQIELADGSTRPMPFTLRCDGVGQENYADGTPKRWWSKLVVLQDGREVARKEIAVNDPLVYGGLRFFQANYGRTADVAAVKFVATPKGGGKPEPLVLGPGEPVTLSDGTRVRLERFVPDFYVRDNQIYTRSEEANNPAIQLSLTSKSGESKLWIFPNYPEYSQAAEAPYDFQFQDLEMGYFTGLQVSHEPGQWAVWAGCLLMGGGLILAFYFVHMRFWVMPISDGEGRRVLWVGASPSKNREDFEERFRALVHEIEKNLKTEAAAGAAVRAASLAGVAGR; this is encoded by the coding sequence ATGGCTCCGAATCTTCATCCCGAGCGCCAGCGTGTCTGGCAGAGCCTGGCCTCGGTGCGCACCGGAATCATTCTTCTCATCCTGGTGGGAGTGGTGGCCGCGGCCGGCACAGTCATCCTGCAGCGGCCCGCCACCGATCCTGAGCAGATGCAGCGCGCCTATTCTCCCGGACTCCTGCGCTGGCTCGACGCTCTGGGCCTGACCAACGTCTTTCACAGTTGGTGGTTCGCGGTGCTGCTGGGGCTGCTCTGCCTGAGCATCGTGTTGGCCTCCCTGGAGCGCTTTCCCGCCGTGTGGCGTTACTTCGCGCGGCCCTATCGCCGGCCGGAACCGCACTTCCGCGCCGTGCTGCCCTTGAAATACGAGATCCGGATCCGCAATCCCGAGCGCGGCCTCGGGGCCGCCGAGCAGGCCCTGCGCCAAATGGGCTTCCGGCCCGAGCGCATCGCCGGGGGTGAGGACGGCGAAGACTCCCTTTACGCCGAGCGCAACCGCTTCGCCCGGCTGGCCGCCTACGTGGTGCACGTCAGCCTGCTGCTGATCCTGCTGGGCGGCATCGTGGATTCGGTCTGGGGATACCGCGGCTTCCTCAATCTCACCCGCGGCCAGCAGGCCGGCCAGATCGAGCTCGCCGACGGCAGCACGCGTCCCATGCCCTTCACCCTGCGCTGCGACGGCGTCGGCCAGGAGAACTACGCCGACGGCACTCCCAAGCGCTGGTGGTCGAAGCTGGTGGTGCTGCAGGACGGCCGCGAGGTCGCGCGCAAGGAGATCGCCGTCAACGATCCCCTGGTATACGGCGGCCTCCGCTTCTTCCAGGCCAACTACGGCCGCACCGCCGACGTCGCCGCCGTGAAGTTCGTGGCTACCCCCAAAGGGGGCGGCAAGCCGGAGCCTCTCGTGCTGGGTCCGGGCGAGCCCGTCACCTTGAGCGACGGCACCCGCGTCCGCCTGGAGCGCTTCGTCCCCGACTTCTACGTGCGCGACAACCAGATCTACACCCGCTCCGAGGAAGCGAATAACCCCGCCATCCAGCTCAGCCTGACCTCCAAGTCGGGCGAGTCCAAGCTCTGGATCTTCCCCAACTATCCCGAGTACTCCCAGGCTGCCGAGGCGCCCTACGACTTCCAGTTCCAGGACTTGGAGATGGGCTACTTCACCGGGCTGCAAGTGTCGCACGAGCCCGGGCAATGGGCGGTGTGGGCCGGATGCCTGTTGATGGGAGGAGGGCTGATCCTGGCCTTCTACTTCGTCCACATGCGCTTCTGGGTGATGCCCATCAGCGACGGCGAAGGCCGCCGGGTGCTCTGGGTGGGTGCC